Part of the Virgibacillus necropolis genome, AGTTAATTGCCTTTTTTCTACCCAGGAGGATAGCGATTGTTTTACGACCATTTATCTTATCACCATCTAGATCACGAATATTGTTTGACAACATAATACACCCGATGAAGATGGCAACTGGAATTGAGATCCAAATAACTTCTGATGTAATCCGTAACGTTTGAATGTAATAGCTTATCCCAATAATCACAGTACCCATAAAAAAACCTGCAAACAGTTCTCCGAATGGTGTATACGCTATTGGAAATGGTCCACCAGTATATAAATATCCGAAAAGCATACATACTAAACCAATTACAGCAATCCACCAGCTAGATTCCATGCAAATAAAAAATCCTAACAAAGCGGCTATACCAAAGAAAATGAGAGCAAGACGTAGCACAGTTTTTGGTGCGATACCGTCTCGGACGATTGTTCCACCAATACCTACAGATTCCGCATTGTCTAGGCCCCGTTTGAAATCAAAGTATTCATTAAACATATTTGTTGCTGACTGAATGAGAATGGATGCGATCATCATGGCTAAAAATAGTACTACATGAAAGGAATCTTCATTTAGTGCAAGCATCGTTCCTACAAAAACAGGAACAAAAGAAGCAGTAAGTGTATGAGGACGTAGCAGTCGCCACCATATTTGAAATCCGGGCTTTTCTTTTAAGGCTTGTTTCGTTGAATCCATTGTTGTTCTCTCCTCTAATTATGGTACGATATCCACTTAAGTTTAGGCAATTCGCCATAGGGTGTCAATCGACAATATTTATATAATTGATGAAAAATAGTTCCTTCTCTTGTCTAGTTGCGTGGGCTAGCGGTTCGAGTCGTAGTCAAAAAACACTCCAAGCACGAAAGCCCGTGTGCTTTACGGTTTTCTTGACTACGCTTTTCACCGCTGAGCGAGCCCACTACACTTTTCTTGTCTAGTTGCGTGGGCTAGCGGTTCGAGTCGTAGTCAAAAACACTCCGAGCACAAAAGCCCGTGTGCTCTACGGTTTTCTTGACTACGCTTTTCACCGCTGAGCGAGCCCACTACACTTTTCTTGTCTAGTTGCGTGGGCTAGCGGTTCGAGTCGTAGTCAAAAAACACTCCGAGCACAAAAGCCCGTGTGCTCTACGGTTTTCTTAACTACGCTACTCACCGCTGAGCGAGCCCACTACACTTTTCTTGAGAAACAGGGAAAAAGAGAATAAAATAGAAATGTATGGACAAGTGTATCGTTTGACGGAGGTTTATATAGATGATTGAAACTAAGGAAAAATTAATCGAATCAATACTTAACAAAGGTATACAAAAAACAACAAGAACAAATCATATACAGTTGGTTAGTATTACAAAAAAAATAGATGCGATTGATCCCCTTCATTTTTTTGAAGCTGCAAAGCAATTGAAAGAGGATCGCACTTTTTGGTCAAGCACAGCTGAGGATTTCTTCATGATAGGTGTAGGAACTTCCTATAAAATAGAAGCTACAGATAATCGTTTTGGCGAAACAGATGAACAATGGCGAAGAGTGAAACAACAAGCTATTGTTTATGATCCTTATCAACAGCCAGGGACAGGATTAGTAGCAATGGGTGGAATGGCATTTGACCCTGGTAAAGACAGAACAGAACTATGGGAAAACTTTTCTGATAGCGAGTTCACTATTCCATCCTATATGTTAACAAAACATGGGAACAACCATTATTTTACAACAAATGTTCACGTATCAAAAAATGATCAAGTAGAAGATCTGGCAAATACTATCGACGAAAATTTCACTACGTTATTGAAGCAATCTGTAACTATGCCTGTAAATACAGTTATCATTGACAAAAATGAAATTGAACCCGAGAAGTGGAAACAAACAGTTGATGATGCGACTGATAAAATTAAAACGAGTAACGTCGAAAAGATTGTACTTTCAAGAGAGGTGCGGGTAAAGCTAAATCAGAAAGCAGAAATAGCAACCGTTTTACATGACTTATTAGCAACACAGACTAACAGCTATGTGTTTGCCTTTGAACATGGTGAAGATTGTTTTGTCGGTGCTACTCCTGAAAGGCTTATCAGAATAGAAAATGAACATTTACTCTCTACCTGTCTTGCTGGAACAGCTCCAAGAGGAAAGACAGTGGAAGAAGACAATGCACTAGCTAATCAATTGTTTAATGATAAAAAAAATCGCAGTGAGCATGACTTCGTTGTAAAAATGATTAGGAAGTCTATTAGCCCGTATTGTACAACGATAGAAGTACCAAATGAACCAACAATCTATCCATTAAAAAATTTGCAACATTTATTTACGCCGGTGACAGCAAAGGTAAAGCCTGATGTAAGTTTATTTGATATTATTAAACAGTTGCACCCAACACCTGCACTAGGTGGTGTACCTAGGCAGGAATCATTACAGTTTATTCGTGAATATGAACTAATGGATAGAGGATGGTATGGAGCACCTATTGGCTGGGTTGACCATAATAATAATGGTGAATTCGCTGTAGCAATTCGTTCTGGTTTAATACAAGGTGACGCGGCATCTTTGTTTGCTGGGTGTGGTGTGGTAAAAGATTCTGACCCTGAGGCAGAATACGAAGAAACGAATATCAAATTTCTACCGATGCTAACTGTTTTAGGGGGTTAATCATGAGTCATACGGAAGATTTAACACGTTATACTGCAAACTTTGTAGATGAATTGGTAAGAAGCGGTCTTACTGAAGTAGTCATTTCACCGGGATCAAGGTCAACCCCGCTGGCTATGACCATTGTAGAGCATCCTGGTATGAAACAATGGGTCATCATTGATGAGCGTTCAGCCGCATTTTTTGCATTGGGAATGGCCAAACAACTAAACCGACCAGTAGCAATTGTTTGCACATCTGGGACAGCCGCCGCAAATTATTTTCCAGCAATAGTAGAGGCTTATTATAGCCGAGTGCCATTAGTTGTATTAACAGCTGATCGCCCACATGAATTGCGAGATGTTGGAGCGCCACAGTCGATTGATCAGCTAAAGATGTATGGAGATTATGTAAAATGGTTTCACGAGATGGGATTGCCTGATGCTGATCCTAAGATGTTAAATTACGCAAGGAGTAAGGCATCCCGAGCAATTCATGTTGCAAACGAAGGAAATGCAGGCCCCGTACATGTAAATATACCGTTCAGAGAGCCGTTAATTCCTGATTTCACGTTAGAAAATGTGTGGGGGAATAAAGATAGCTCCATGCATTTTCCAACAATTGATGGAAAAAAGCGTGTAGATCATACACAGTTATCTTATTTGCTTGAAAAATTTGCTAATAAAAAGCGCGGACTTATCGTTTGTGGGCCGCAAACGAATAGAGATTTTGCGGAATCTGTTTCAGAACTAGCTTCTAAATGGCAAATACCAGTATTAGCCGATCCTTTATCACAAGTAAGAGCAGGACAACATCATAAGGATTTGGTTATCGAAGGGTATGATGCTTTTTTACGAAATGAAACTGTCCGCAAAAAAATGAAACCAGATTTCATTATTCGCTTTGGGGCCATGCCAGTTTCAAAACCGTATCTTTTTTACGTAAAAGATCACAAGGACGTTGAGCAATATATTGTGGAAGAACATAGTGGATATCGTGAGCCAGCAGGTAACCGGACCGAATTTATTTTTTCTGATTCACAGGGTCTATGTGAGGATCTTTTGGCGATGGACAAGGAAATGCTGTTTGATAAGGAATGGCTTGAAGACTGGCAACGAATGAATCAGACAGCGAAGAAATATTTAATTAATCCTACGCATACGGAGACAGTTACAGAGGGAGAAGCGGTAAAATGCTTAATGGAAGTTATTCCAGATGAAAGTTTTTTATACGTTGGAAATAGTATGGCAGTTCGCGATCTAGATACATTTTTTATGACAACACCAAAACAATTAGATGTACTAGCAAATCGTGGCGCGAACGGAATTGATGGAATGGTTTCGAGTGGTCTTGGTGCCGCAGCTAATGGTCAGCCAACGACATTACTTTTAGGTGACCTATCCTTTTTCCATGATATGAACGGTTTACTTGCTGCTAAGCATTACAAGATTAATTTAACGATTGTATTAATTAATAATGATGGTGGCGGGATTTTTTCATTCCTACCCCAACAACAGCAAAAAGATCAGTTTGAGTTATTATTTGGAACTGCACACGGCATTGACTTTTCACATGCAATTGAAATGTACGGAGGGAAACATCAAATTGTAACGAGTGAAAAGGATTTAGAAGACGTATTGTTTGCGAGTTACAAGCATGAGGGCTTATCTGTCGTAGAAGTGAAAACAGATCGAACAAGTAATATGGAATGGCACCGGGTGCAATGGAAACAAATTGAAACGGAGCTTTCAAATGGCGAGTGAAGGTAAAAGGTTTATAAACACTGATTCATCTGATTATTGGTGTGAAGTAAGCGGTCAAGGCGATCCAATACTGCTACTACATGGATTTACCGGAAATACTGCCACCTGGTCTAAGCTTGTTTCATTGTTAGAAAGAAACCATCAAGTTATTACCATCGATTTACCCGGACATGGGAAAACGAGAGTTGATTCACCAAAAACGATGATGGATTGTTGTCAGGATATAAAGTTAATTATCGAGCAGCTTGGTTACGAAAAGGTTAATCTACTTGGCTATTCCATGGGCGGGAGAACCGCATTGTCATTTGCGGTCACGTATCCTGAACTCGTCCGATCTCTTGTATTAGAAAGTGCTTCACCGGGACTTGAGCAGGAGGAGGATCGGATAGCTAGAATAAAAAACGATCAAAAACTGGCGGAACGAATTAGGACAGGGGGCCTTGAGTCCTTTGTTGACTTTTGGGGAAGTCTTCCACTTTTTGAATCGCAAAAGAAGCTACCAGATTTGATACAACAATCTATTCGTGAAGAACGGTTATCCCAGCATGAAGAAGGTTTGGTCATGTCTTTAACGTATATGGGAAACGGAGTGCAGCCATCTTGGTGGGATAATCTTAATTCCTTAACTATACCTGTTTTACTACTAGTTGGGGAATGGGATTTGAAATTTATTAATTTGAACGAAGCCATGCAGAATCGACTTCCAATCAGTAATTTAGTGATTGTAGAAAAAGCAGGCCATGCAATTCATGTGGAACAATCCGATTTTTTTGGTAAGATAGTAAGTGAGTTTATTTTAGACAAAAACTAACAAAGTACATAGAAGGAGGAAAAACCATGAGTGTTCAATGGGAAGAAGTAAAAAACTATAAAGAAATTATTTATGAAAAATATGACGGTGTGGCCAAAGTAACAATGAATCGTCCTGAAAAGCATAATGCTTTTACGCCACTTACAGTAAACGAAATGTATGATGCTTTTGCAGATGCGCGAGATGATTCATCAATTGGTGTAATTATTTTAGCGGGTGCTGGCGACAAGGCATTTTGTTCTGGTGGAGATCAATCTGTACGAGGACATGGTGGATATGTTGGGGAAGACCAAGTACCTCGTTTAAATGTATTGGATTTACAGCGTTTAATTCGTGTTATTCCAAAGCCAGTCATTGCGATGGTTTCTGGCTATGCAATTGGAGGAGGACATGTCCTACACCTAGTTTGTGACTTAACAATCGCTGCCGATAACGCTGTCTTTGGACAAACTGGGCCTAAAGTTGGAAGCTTTGATGCAGGGTATGGAGCAGGACTTTTAGCGCGTACAGTTGGTCAAAAGAAAGCAAAAGAAATTTGGTACTTATGTCGTCAATACAGTGCAGACGAAGCATTGGATATGGGACTGATCAATACAGTCGTTCCTTTAGAAGAACTAGAGACAGAAACAATGCAGTGGTGCACAGAAATTCTAGAAAAATCACCTACAGCATTACGTTTCCTAAAAGCATCATTTACTGCAGATACTGATGGATTAGCAGGTTTGCAGCAAATGGGTGGCGACGCAACACTTCTTTATTACACGACAGATGAGGCAAAAGAAGGTCGCGATGCATTTAAGGAAAAAAGAAAACCAGATTTTAAACAATTTCCACGTTTCCCGTGATCAATTAGAGAAGCGAAGACGGCTGTTCAGTGACGTTGGCCAAAGTTGATCGATAGTATAATAAAGTAAATCGAAAACACGTTAAAGTGGATCGTCAGCATCAAAAAGTTGATCCAAACATGGTTCAATATCATGTTTAAAGTTAAATTTAACCTTTGCTTCACAGAAGCAAAGGTTTTTCACTAAAGTTATAAATGGAGGAACATCATCATGAGTGAAATTATTCCACATTGGTTAACTAAACAGGCAAGTCTTTCCCCAAATGATACCGCCCTGGAATTAGAAGATGGATCCTGTCTTACATTTAATGACTTAATGCAAAAAAGCCAATCTTTTGCAAAAAAATTGGCAAGTCAAGGTGTAGATAAAGGCACGAAGGTAGGTTTATTTTCAAACAATTGTACTGAAATGGTAATTGCCATCCACGCATTAAGCTACCTTGGAGCGGTAGGAGTCTTCTTTAATATCCGTTTAACAGAAAAAGAGCTCAGCTTTCAAATAAAAGACGCTGATGTCTCATCTATTTTAGCGGCAGATGGCTTGGCAAATCAGATAAATAATATGAATTTTAGTTTGCAAATTCTTTCTTTTGCAGACGTCTGTAAACTCAAAGAAGTGAACGTTCCACTGGCAACAGAAATAGCTTTAGACGATGCCTTTACCATCATGTATACTTCTGGTACTACAGGAAACCCAAAGGGCGTAGTTCATACATACGGAAACCATTGGTGGAGTGCAACAGGATCAGCGCTTAATATTGGCATTCATTCGAATGACAAATGGTTAGCAGTGTTACCGTTATTTCATATTGGAGGACTTTCACTCCTATTAAAAAGTGTAATTTATGGTATGCCCATTTACTTATTGGAAAAATTTGATGAGCAAAAAGTTCACCATGCCATTATGAATTGTCAAGTTACTATTGCCTCTGTAGTAACCGTAATGCTACATCGTCTTATTGATTTACTAGGTGAAGAGGATTATCCTAAATCATTTCGTTGTATGCTTTTAGGTGGTGGGCCTGCTCCGAAAGGATTACTAGAAAAATCAAAAGATAAAAGAGTTCCTGTCTTTCAATCATATGGAATGACAGAAACATCGTCTCAAATTGTCACGCTTAGTCCAAAGGATGCGCTTCGCAAACTTGGTTCAGCTGGAAAATCACTTTTTCCGGCACAGTTAAAAATAATTGATGCAAACGACGAGGGGATAGGAGAAATTGTTGTAAAGGGACCAATGGTTACAAAAGGTTATTATAAAAATAAGCAAGCTACTGCAAAGTCTATCCAAGAAGGATGGTTATCGACTGGTGATTTAGGAAAATTAGATGAAGAGGGATTTCTTTACGTTGTTGACAGGCGTAAAGATTTAATAATATCTGGTGGTGAAAATATTTATCCTTCAGAAATTGAAAGTGTCCTTTCAAGTATGGTTGGAGTGAAAGAAGTCGGCGTTACTGGATTAGAAGATTTGAAATGGGGAGAAGTACCAATCGCGTTTATCGTTTTAGATGACGCATCCGTAACTGAGGTAGAGGTTCTGCAGTATGCATCCAAAAATTTAGCGAAATATAAAGTGCCGAAAAAGATTAATTTTGAAGCTGAATTACCAAGAAATGCATCAAATAAGCTGTTAAGAAATAAATTACGTGAGTTAATGCAGTAATTTATTACATATAATGGTAAATGGCAGTTAATAAATACCCCTTGGATGGGAGTTCTCTTTGAGATGTAAAATTAATTGATGAAAAAATTTTTAAAGGTATGGACAAGTAAAAAGGACCCTTATGGACTAAGGGTTCAATGGGTTCTGATAGTCAAACGGATTACTCTTACTTAGACCGATTTTCTAGATAATTTTGTTGGAAAATACACATTCTTATAGCGTTATGATAGCTACCGTTAACAAAAAATTCGTCCTTCAGTTCACCTTCGAATGAAAAACCAACTTTTTCATAAACATGAATCGCTTTTTCGTTTTTCTTATCAACTACTAAATAAAGTTTATGCAAATTTAATACAGCAAAAGCGTAGTCCATTGCTAAATAAGTTGCAACTACAGCATAACCATTGCCCTGAAATTTTGGGTCAACGATAATTTGAAATTCTGCTCTACGATGAATATGGTCAATCTCCACCAGCTCAACCACTCCAAGTTTCTGAGTGTCCTTTTCCAGTATAAAACGGCGCTCACCTTGATCATGTATATGCTTATCATATAAGTCTTGTAACTCCATATAAGCTTCATAAGGTTCTTCAAACCAATAAGACATGATGTCCGCATCATTGTTAAGTTCATGAACAAACTCCAAATCTTCCCGTTCTAATGGACGCAACCTAGGATTTTTACTCATTTTCTCAAACCTCCAATTATTAATAACTATCTACAATTTCATTAGTAAGAATAGAGCAAGGAACAATTCTGCAATCTCTATTCCTTAACCTCACCTAGGATACGAGCTTCAATCCAATTGCTGAACCTAGAACCATTGCAATAAAAACAACTCTTTTCCAGTCTTTTGATTCCCCGTATAAAAGCATTCCTAATACTGCTCCTCCTGACGCACCAATTCCAGTCCATATTGCATAGGCAGTTCCCATAGGTAGTGTTTTCATCGCAAAAGCAAGAAATAGAAAACTTGCTCCAAATCCAGAGAATAACAGAACTAAGGATTGCCAATTATGATCCTTATGCAATTTATTTATCATTGCAACACCAAACATCTCAAATAACCCTGCCAAAATTAAAGAAACCCATGCCATTATGAATCAGCCCCTTCCTCAACTTTGTCTTTTGTAACTAATTTCAAACCAATTACACCCACTAATAAAAGTGAGATCAAAATTATTTTGCCTATTTTAAATGGTTCTCCAAAGAAGATAATTTCGGAAAAGACGGTTCCTGCTGTACCCATTCCTACAAAAACTGCATAAACAGTTCCCACGGGGATTTTTCGTCCAGCCACTATCATTAAATAGAAACTGATAATGATAGAAATAACAGTTCCAGTCCAGGCCCAAAAGTCATCTGCGTGTTTTAAGCCAATAACCCAAAATACTTCAAAAAAAGCAGCTACAAACACTTTAATCCAGGTTGTATTCATTTACTAACACCTCCAATTTTATTCTTACCAAAAAAACAAAAAAAGCCTGCAAGATAACTGATTAACAGTTTCTCCCAGGCTTTTATCCTTCCGTGACACAGCAAGCTGTGAGTTTTCTCTCGGACCAGACCAACAAACTTGTTGCGGAACCCTAGAAAACTTTTAACTTATTCAATTACTTTAAATTATACGTACATCTGAAACTTATTCAAGTATAAAGGTATCGGTAGTCGGTATTTATTTGTTGTATCTTACTGGTTTTAAGGTCGAATCAACTCAACTAGTAAAATTAAATAAATGTTACTGCTAAAAGTGGATAACAAAGCCGTAACACTTAACAAAGTGATACGGCTTTCTGATTTTTACTTTATGAGGTGAAATTGAAATTATTTGAAACCCTTGTTAGATCAGCTTCTTTGCTGCTTTTTACTAACTGTAATTTGTAAAAAAGTATACATTAAAAGTGGATTAAAATGGATATCCGAAAGCTGAGTGTCTATACATTAACTTCTTTTAAAAAATTAATAATGCTTTTTGTCATCAAATTTGTTATCGAATTTGTTATCGAACATTCCCGCGCCAACAATGATAAGCAAGATAAACAATACAACGATTAATGCAAAGCCTTTACCGCCATTATAATCATCATAACCATAGCCCATGTCTATTCCCCCTCGTATAATTATTTCTTACACAATATAATATGTAAAATTGATAAGCGTGTTTGGACTGTTGTTTAGGATATTCATAAGAAAGCAATGTCATATCATCAAGTTAATATTCTAATGAAGAAATATATTTCAAATATTGAAAGTCAGGAACATTACCCAGGCTAGGTGAATATCCTAACCAGGTAAAGGAGGGGTTTTCCGTGAATAAGAATAATGTACATGGAATGCAATATGAAAACCAGTCGAATAATGCTTACCATGACGGCTCTATCAAAGACCTATGTAAAAAGTATATGCAACACCATATTATAGGGCAAATGGGAGACGGGTCTCAGGTTGAAGGTATTATTACAGATGTTAACGAGGATTATGTAGAAATGCTAGTTCCTGAAGAATATGGAGAA contains:
- a CDS encoding 1,4-dihydroxy-2-naphthoate polyprenyltransferase: MDSTKQALKEKPGFQIWWRLLRPHTLTASFVPVFVGTMLALNEDSFHVVLFLAMMIASILIQSATNMFNEYFDFKRGLDNAESVGIGGTIVRDGIAPKTVLRLALIFFGIAALLGFFICMESSWWIAVIGLVCMLFGYLYTGGPFPIAYTPFGELFAGFFMGTVIIGISYYIQTLRITSEVIWISIPVAIFIGCIMLSNNIRDLDGDKINGRKTIAILLGRKKAINFLGILFIIAYSLTLYYIVVDMLPVWSILIFISVKMAITVIQKFKGKTKPIEMMPAMVLTGKTNSIYGLLLGISLLLSKLF
- a CDS encoding isochorismate synthase; amino-acid sequence: MIETKEKLIESILNKGIQKTTRTNHIQLVSITKKIDAIDPLHFFEAAKQLKEDRTFWSSTAEDFFMIGVGTSYKIEATDNRFGETDEQWRRVKQQAIVYDPYQQPGTGLVAMGGMAFDPGKDRTELWENFSDSEFTIPSYMLTKHGNNHYFTTNVHVSKNDQVEDLANTIDENFTTLLKQSVTMPVNTVIIDKNEIEPEKWKQTVDDATDKIKTSNVEKIVLSREVRVKLNQKAEIATVLHDLLATQTNSYVFAFEHGEDCFVGATPERLIRIENEHLLSTCLAGTAPRGKTVEEDNALANQLFNDKKNRSEHDFVVKMIRKSISPYCTTIEVPNEPTIYPLKNLQHLFTPVTAKVKPDVSLFDIIKQLHPTPALGGVPRQESLQFIREYELMDRGWYGAPIGWVDHNNNGEFAVAIRSGLIQGDAASLFAGCGVVKDSDPEAEYEETNIKFLPMLTVLGG
- the menD gene encoding 2-succinyl-5-enolpyruvyl-6-hydroxy-3-cyclohexene-1-carboxylic-acid synthase yields the protein MSHTEDLTRYTANFVDELVRSGLTEVVISPGSRSTPLAMTIVEHPGMKQWVIIDERSAAFFALGMAKQLNRPVAIVCTSGTAAANYFPAIVEAYYSRVPLVVLTADRPHELRDVGAPQSIDQLKMYGDYVKWFHEMGLPDADPKMLNYARSKASRAIHVANEGNAGPVHVNIPFREPLIPDFTLENVWGNKDSSMHFPTIDGKKRVDHTQLSYLLEKFANKKRGLIVCGPQTNRDFAESVSELASKWQIPVLADPLSQVRAGQHHKDLVIEGYDAFLRNETVRKKMKPDFIIRFGAMPVSKPYLFYVKDHKDVEQYIVEEHSGYREPAGNRTEFIFSDSQGLCEDLLAMDKEMLFDKEWLEDWQRMNQTAKKYLINPTHTETVTEGEAVKCLMEVIPDESFLYVGNSMAVRDLDTFFMTTPKQLDVLANRGANGIDGMVSSGLGAAANGQPTTLLLGDLSFFHDMNGLLAAKHYKINLTIVLINNDGGGIFSFLPQQQQKDQFELLFGTAHGIDFSHAIEMYGGKHQIVTSEKDLEDVLFASYKHEGLSVVEVKTDRTSNMEWHRVQWKQIETELSNGE
- the menH gene encoding 2-succinyl-6-hydroxy-2,4-cyclohexadiene-1-carboxylate synthase, which produces MASEGKRFINTDSSDYWCEVSGQGDPILLLHGFTGNTATWSKLVSLLERNHQVITIDLPGHGKTRVDSPKTMMDCCQDIKLIIEQLGYEKVNLLGYSMGGRTALSFAVTYPELVRSLVLESASPGLEQEEDRIARIKNDQKLAERIRTGGLESFVDFWGSLPLFESQKKLPDLIQQSIREERLSQHEEGLVMSLTYMGNGVQPSWWDNLNSLTIPVLLLVGEWDLKFINLNEAMQNRLPISNLVIVEKAGHAIHVEQSDFFGKIVSEFILDKN
- the menB gene encoding 1,4-dihydroxy-2-naphthoyl-CoA synthase, whose translation is MSVQWEEVKNYKEIIYEKYDGVAKVTMNRPEKHNAFTPLTVNEMYDAFADARDDSSIGVIILAGAGDKAFCSGGDQSVRGHGGYVGEDQVPRLNVLDLQRLIRVIPKPVIAMVSGYAIGGGHVLHLVCDLTIAADNAVFGQTGPKVGSFDAGYGAGLLARTVGQKKAKEIWYLCRQYSADEALDMGLINTVVPLEELETETMQWCTEILEKSPTALRFLKASFTADTDGLAGLQQMGGDATLLYYTTDEAKEGRDAFKEKRKPDFKQFPRFP
- a CDS encoding o-succinylbenzoate--CoA ligase, with translation MSEIIPHWLTKQASLSPNDTALELEDGSCLTFNDLMQKSQSFAKKLASQGVDKGTKVGLFSNNCTEMVIAIHALSYLGAVGVFFNIRLTEKELSFQIKDADVSSILAADGLANQINNMNFSLQILSFADVCKLKEVNVPLATEIALDDAFTIMYTSGTTGNPKGVVHTYGNHWWSATGSALNIGIHSNDKWLAVLPLFHIGGLSLLLKSVIYGMPIYLLEKFDEQKVHHAIMNCQVTIASVVTVMLHRLIDLLGEEDYPKSFRCMLLGGGPAPKGLLEKSKDKRVPVFQSYGMTETSSQIVTLSPKDALRKLGSAGKSLFPAQLKIIDANDEGIGEIVVKGPMVTKGYYKNKQATAKSIQEGWLSTGDLGKLDEEGFLYVVDRRKDLIISGGENIYPSEIESVLSSMVGVKEVGVTGLEDLKWGEVPIAFIVLDDASVTEVEVLQYASKNLAKYKVPKKINFEAELPRNASNKLLRNKLRELMQ
- the speG gene encoding spermidine N1-acetyltransferase, encoding MSKNPRLRPLEREDLEFVHELNNDADIMSYWFEEPYEAYMELQDLYDKHIHDQGERRFILEKDTQKLGVVELVEIDHIHRRAEFQIIVDPKFQGNGYAVVATYLAMDYAFAVLNLHKLYLVVDKKNEKAIHVYEKVGFSFEGELKDEFFVNGSYHNAIRMCIFQQNYLENRSK
- a CDS encoding DMT family transporter, whose protein sequence is MAWVSLILAGLFEMFGVAMINKLHKDHNWQSLVLLFSGFGASFLFLAFAMKTLPMGTAYAIWTGIGASGGAVLGMLLYGESKDWKRVVFIAMVLGSAIGLKLVS
- a CDS encoding DMT family transporter, with protein sequence MNTTWIKVFVAAFFEVFWVIGLKHADDFWAWTGTVISIIISFYLMIVAGRKIPVGTVYAVFVGMGTAGTVFSEIIFFGEPFKIGKIILISLLLVGVIGLKLVTKDKVEEGADS
- a CDS encoding YjcZ family sporulation protein, coding for MGYGYDDYNGGKGFALIVVLFILLIIVGAGMFDNKFDNKFDDKKHY
- a CDS encoding small nuclear ribonucleoprotein, which codes for MNKNNVHGMQYENQSNNAYHDGSIKDLCKKYMQHHIIGQMGDGSQVEGIITDVNEDYVEMLVPEEYGEQENRQFGYGYDDYDDYDDYNGYGGYRRRYRRYHRRRFPYYFFRRLFRYPYYY